Within Legionella birminghamensis, the genomic segment CACGTTTTTTGGAAGCAAAGGTCACGCCTCCAGAACGCCAAATTGGACTACGAATAGTTCCAGCTCGTGCACGGCCAGTACCTTTTTGACGCCAGGGCTTTTTGCCTCCACCGCGAACTTCGGAACGGGTCTTCTGAGCACTGTTACCACTACGAGCATTATTCATAAAGGTAACTACAGCTTGATGTATCAAACCTTCGTTGTAGTTATAATCGAACACTTGTTCGTTGACACTTAGTGAAGTGTTAGTATCTTTTGTAATAAGTTCCATTATTGATCCCCTGTCTTCTTCTTAACTGCGGGTCGTACTTCGACTCTGGCTCCAGGGAATCCAGGTATAGCACCCTTTATCAACAGTAGATTTCTTTCAGTATCAACTCTAACCAGCTCAAGATTTTGAGTAGTAGTTCTTACATTACCCAAATGGCCAGCCATTTTCTTGCCTTTGAATACACGGCCTGGAGTCTGGTTTTGACCAATTGAACCAGGAACACGATGCGATACTGAGTTACCATGAGTAGCATCTTGTGTCCTAAAATTATGACGCTTAACACATCCGGCAAAACCTTTACCCTTCGATGTACCTGTTACATCTACGTATTGGCCAGCGGAAAAAATGTCGGCGACTGTAATTGTCTGTCCTGCAGTCATGCCATCCAGTGAAGAAACACGGAATTCACCAATCATATCACCAGCTTCAATTTGAGCTTTTGCAAAATGACCAGTAAGCGGCTTATTAACTCGGCTGGCTTTCTTTTCACCGCCAGTGATTTGTACAGCCACATAACCGTCTGTTTCAAGCGTTTTAAGTTGAGATACACGATTTGGAGCAACTTCAATTACTGAAACAGGAATTGATTGTCCTTCTTCAGTGAAGATACGCGTCATACCAACTTTTCTGCCAATTAACCCTATCATTGTAATACCTCGTTAGTATTCATGTCTGGAAACGTTTATTCGTCATCCAGACTTATCTGAACATCGACACCAGCAGCCAAGTCCAGCTTCATTAATGCATCTACTGTTTTTTCAGTTGGGTGCACTATTACAACCAGGCGTTTATGGGTGCGTAATTCATACTGATCTCGAGCATCCTTGTTGACATGTGGAGAAATCAGTACTGTAAATTTCTCTTTCTTAATAGGCAGAGGTATTGGCCCGCGAATTTGCGCGCCAGTACGTTTTGCCGTTTCTACTATTTCACGTGTTGACGAATCAATCAAACGATGGTCAAACGATTTTAAACGAATTTTAATATTTTGATTACTCATTTTTCTCACTCGATGATTTTAGCCACTACACCGGCACCAACAGTACGACCACCTTCGCGGATCGCGAAACGCAAACCTTCATCCATAGCGATGGGTGAATGCAGACTAACAGTCATTTGAACGTTGTCGCCTGGCATTACCATTTCAATACCTTGTGGCAGTTCACAAGAACCAGTTACGTCAGTTGTTCTGAAATAGAACTGAGGACGGTAACCATTGAAAAATGGAGTATGACGGCCACCTTCGTCTTTTGAAAGCACGTATACTTCAGCTTCAAACTTGGTGTGCGGCTTGATTGTACCAGGTTTTGCCAGTACTTGTCCTCTTTCAACATCATCTCGTTTCGTTCCACGTAGCAGAACACCCACGTTGTCCCCTGCACGACCTTCGTCAAGCAATTTACGGAACATTTCAACACCAGTACAAGTGGTCTTTTGAGTATCGCGGATTCCAACAATCTCAACTTCCTCACCTACTTTAACAATTCCGCTTTCAACACGGCCAGTTACTACTGTTCCACGGCCAGAGATTGAGAATACGTCTTCAATCGGCAGCAAGAAGGCCTTGTCAATGTTTCGAACTGGTTCAGGAATATAGGAGTCCATTGTTTCGACCAGTTTCTCAATCGCAGGGACACCGATGTCACTTGTATCGCCTTCCAATGCTTTCAGCGCTGATCCAACAACAATTGGAATATCATCGCCTGGAAATTCATAGCTGCTCAGCAGATCACGCACTTCCATTTCAACCAGCTCTAATAGCTCGGCATCATCGACCATGTCTGCTTTATTCAAAAATACAACAATGTACGGTACACCAACCTGACGTGATAACAGGATGTGTTCACGAGTTTGAGGCATTGGGCCGTCAGCTGCTGATACTACCAGAATAGCGCCGTCCATCTGTGCAGCACCAGTGATCATATTTTTCACATAGTCCGCATGTCCTGGACAATCGACGTGCGCATAGTGACGGTTCGCTGATTCGTATTCAACATGTGCTGTTGAAATTGTAATTCCACGCTCACGCTCTTCTGGAGCGGCGTCGATTTGATCATAGGCTTTGGCTGTTCCGCCATATTTTTTGGCCATTATCGTTGTAATCGCTGCGGTCAGCGTTGTTTTACCATGGTCAACGTGACCAATTGTGCCTACGTTTACGTGCGGCTTCTTTCGCTCAAACTTTTCCTTCGCCATTTTTAAATAACCTCATTAACTTTTATTGTTTCTTAATAATCGCTTCAGCAATATTCGTTGGTGCTTCCGCATACTTAGCGAACTCCATTGAATAGGTAGCTCGACCTTGTGTGGCGGAACGCACATCTGTGGCATACCCAAACATTTCTGCTAATGGAACTTCCGCACGAATTACCTTTCCAGCAGGAGAGTCTTCCATACCTTGAACCATTCCTCGACGGCGGTTCAAGTCTCCCATGACATCCCCCATGTATTCTTCGGGGGTTACAACCTCCACACTCATGATTGGTTCAAGCAGCACTGGCTTTGCTTTTTGCGCACCTTGCTTAAAGCCAAGAGAACCAGCAATTTTAAATGCCATTTCACTCGAATCCACCTCATGGAATGAACCATCAAAAAGTGTGACTTTGACATCGACTACAGGATAACCAGCAATAACACCATTTTGAAGTTGCTCTTGAATTCCTTTATCCACCGCAGGGATATATTCTTTAGGAATAACACCACCTACAATTGCATTAACGAATTCATAGCCAGCACCTGGTTTCTGTGGCTCGATCTTAAGCCATACATGGCCGTATTGACCTCTACCACCTGACTGACGAACAAACTTACCTTCTTGCTCAACAGTCGCTTTAATTGTTTCACGGTATGCCACTTGCGGTTTGCCAACATTGGCTTCCACATTAAACTCACGTTTCATACGATCAACAATAATTTCGAGATGCAATTCACCCATTCCCTGGATAATAGTCTGCCCGGACTCTTCATCGGTATGAACACGAAATGAAGGATCTTCCTGTGCGAGTTTGCCCAAAGCGATGGACATTTTTTCCTGGTCTGCTTTGGTTCTTGGCTCCACAGCGACGGCAATAACCGGGTCAGGAAAATCCATCCTTTCCAAGGTAACAATATGATCAACATCGCAAAGAGTATCACCTGTTGTGACTGTTTTAAGGCCAACCGCTGCTGCAATATCCCCAGCTTTAACTTCTTTAATCTCTTCTCTCGAATTAGCATGCATCTGTAACAGACGACCAATTCGCTCCTTTTTGCCTTTCACCGGATTATATATGGTATCACCGCTTTTTAATACACCCGAATAGGCACGGAAATAGGTCAGTGTACCAACGAATGGATCAGTCGCAATCTTGAATGCCAGGGCAGAGAAGGGCTCATCATAGGATGTTTTACGATGCAACTCATTACCGTCTTCATCTACCCCTTTAATGTCGGGAATATCAATTGGCGAAGGCAAATAATCAACTACTCCATCAAGAACTGCCTGCACGCCTTTGTTCTTGAAGGCTGATCCGCAAAATACTGGGACAATTTCATTGCTAATTGTTCTTTGGCGTATTGCTTGCTTTATTTCGGCCTCAGTAAGCTCAGTACCCTCAAGATATTTTTCCATCAGATCTTCACAGGCTTCTGCTGCAGCTTCAACAATTAAGGCTCGATACTCTTCGCACTGTTCAAGCATTTCACTTGGGATATTCTGATAGGCAAAGGTCATTCCCTTGCTTTCTTCATCCCAGTGGATTGCCTTCATTTTAACAAGGTCAACTACCCCCTTGAAAGCATCTTCTGAACCGATTGGCAATTGAAGCACTACGGGGTTTGATCCAAGCCGTTGCTTAATCTGGGAAACCACACGAAGAAAGTTGGCACCCATTCTATCCATTTTGTTTACAAAAACGATTCGTGGGACTCCATATTTATCAGACTGTCTCCACACTGTTTCTGACTGTGGTTCAACACCGGAAACCGCATCGAATACAACGATAGCACCGTCAAGAACACGCAGGGAACGCTCTACTTCAATCATGAAGTCAACGTGGCCTGGGGTATCAATGATATTGATACGATGTCTTGGGAACTGTTTATCCATTCCCTCCCAGTAACATGTTGTCGCAGCTGAGGTAATTGTAATACCGCGCTCTTGCTCCTGAACCATCCAGTCCATCGTTGCTGCACCATCATGTACTTCACCCATTTTATGGGACATACCCGTATAAAACAGGACACGTTCTGTCGTGGTAGTTTTACCGGCATCAACATGTGCGGCAATGCCGATATTTCTGTAAAGTTCTAATGGAGTAGACACGGCTTTATCTCCCTATTAATTCCAGCGGAAATGAGCAAAGGCCTGGTTTGCTTTAGCCATTCTATGCGTGTCCTCGCGTTTCTTAACTGCTGAACCTTTGTTCTCAAACGCATCCAGCAATTCACCCGCCAAGCGCTGCATCATACCTTTCTCACCGCGCGATCTGGCTGCCTGAACAATCCAGCGCATACCCAAGGCAATACTTCTGTCAGTACGAACTTCGACTGGAACCTGGTAGGTAGCTCCACCAACGCGTCGTGAGCGTACTTCTACGCTTGGACGGACATTATCCAGTGCTTGTTCAAAATACTGCAGCACGGTTGCTGAGCCGCCTGTACTTCCAGCATCACCAGATTCATCGTCGCTCTTGCGAGTTTTCTTAACACGATCATGCAATACATCTAGCGCGTCATAGATAATCTTTTCAGCGATAGATTTTTTGCCGCTGATCATTAGCACGTTGATAAATTTTGCCAGCAACTCGCTATGATGCTTTGGATCAGGCAGAATTTCGCGTTTGGGGACTTCTCTTCTTCTTGGCATGTCAAATTCCTACAATCAGATTATTTTTTATCTTTTGGCTTTTTAGTTCCATATTTGGAACGACCTTGCTTACGATCATTAACTCCTGATGTATCAAGGCTGCCACGTACTGTGTGATAACGAACACCAGGTAAGTCTTTAACCCGGCCGCCGCGAATTAGAACAACAGAGTGTTCCTGTAAATTGTGCCCTTCTCCACCAATGTAGGAAGTCACTTCAAAGCCGTTAGTCAATCGAACACGAGCCACCTTACGCATAGCTGAGTTAGGCTTTTTAGGTGTGGTTGTGTAAACACGTGTACAAACACCTCTGCGCTGTGGACATGATTCCAAAGCTGGGACGTTACTCTTCTTTTTAGCGTCCACTCGAGGCTTTCTTACTAACTGATTAATAGTAGCCATTTATTATTAACTCCGAACTATCTCTTTTATAGTGATTTCGTATGCATAAGGAGGCCGGATTCTATTACAGTTCCAACAGATTTGTCAAGTTTAAATCTGTTGGAACGCAATCATGAATCAATGATCGTGGTTGTCAGCATTAAGTGCTTCACTCAATGCATGCTCCACATCACTTGCAGTTACCGTATGCGATATGTGCTCAGAACCTGCAGCTCTTGCACGCTTTGCCTTGCGGCTTTGATGATAAGCATATCCTGTTCCTGCTGGAATCAGCCGCCCAACCATCACGTTTTCTTTCAAGCCTCTTAAATCGTCCACTTTTCCACTAACAGCAGCTTCAGTCAACACACGCGTTGTTTCCTGGAATGATGCAGCCGAAATGAAAGATTCAGTTGCTAATGATGCCTTGGTTATACCCAATAGAATTGGGATTCCCATTGCAACTTGTTTACCCTCTGCCTGCAATTTGTCATTTTCCTGCAGCATGATGCTTTCTTCAACCTGCTCACCTACGAGGAATTTAGAATCGCCAGCAAAAGTTATAACGCGTTTACGAAGCATTTGTCTAACAATTGTTTCAATATGCTTATCATTGATCTTAACGCCTTGTAAGCGATAAACATCCTGTACTTCGTTGACAAT encodes:
- the rplC gene encoding 50S ribosomal protein L3 encodes the protein MIGLIGRKVGMTRIFTEEGQSIPVSVIEVAPNRVSQLKTLETDGYVAVQITGGEKKASRVNKPLTGHFAKAQIEAGDMIGEFRVSSLDGMTAGQTITVADIFSAGQYVDVTGTSKGKGFAGCVKRHNFRTQDATHGNSVSHRVPGSIGQNQTPGRVFKGKKMAGHLGNVRTTTQNLELVRVDTERNLLLIKGAIPGFPGARVEVRPAVKKKTGDQ
- the rpsJ gene encoding 30S ribosomal protein S10, encoding MSNQNIKIRLKSFDHRLIDSSTREIVETAKRTGAQIRGPIPLPIKKEKFTVLISPHVNKDARDQYELRTHKRLVVIVHPTEKTVDALMKLDLAAGVDVQISLDDE
- the tuf gene encoding elongation factor Tu, which translates into the protein MAKEKFERKKPHVNVGTIGHVDHGKTTLTAAITTIMAKKYGGTAKAYDQIDAAPEERERGITISTAHVEYESANRHYAHVDCPGHADYVKNMITGAAQMDGAILVVSAADGPMPQTREHILLSRQVGVPYIVVFLNKADMVDDAELLELVEMEVRDLLSSYEFPGDDIPIVVGSALKALEGDTSDIGVPAIEKLVETMDSYIPEPVRNIDKAFLLPIEDVFSISGRGTVVTGRVESGIVKVGEEVEIVGIRDTQKTTCTGVEMFRKLLDEGRAGDNVGVLLRGTKRDDVERGQVLAKPGTIKPHTKFEAEVYVLSKDEGGRHTPFFNGYRPQFYFRTTDVTGSCELPQGIEMVMPGDNVQMTVSLHSPIAMDEGLRFAIREGGRTVGAGVVAKIIE
- the fusA gene encoding elongation factor G produces the protein MSTPLELYRNIGIAAHVDAGKTTTTERVLFYTGMSHKMGEVHDGAATMDWMVQEQERGITITSAATTCYWEGMDKQFPRHRINIIDTPGHVDFMIEVERSLRVLDGAIVVFDAVSGVEPQSETVWRQSDKYGVPRIVFVNKMDRMGANFLRVVSQIKQRLGSNPVVLQLPIGSEDAFKGVVDLVKMKAIHWDEESKGMTFAYQNIPSEMLEQCEEYRALIVEAAAEACEDLMEKYLEGTELTEAEIKQAIRQRTISNEIVPVFCGSAFKNKGVQAVLDGVVDYLPSPIDIPDIKGVDEDGNELHRKTSYDEPFSALAFKIATDPFVGTLTYFRAYSGVLKSGDTIYNPVKGKKERIGRLLQMHANSREEIKEVKAGDIAAAVGLKTVTTGDTLCDVDHIVTLERMDFPDPVIAVAVEPRTKADQEKMSIALGKLAQEDPSFRVHTDEESGQTIIQGMGELHLEIIVDRMKREFNVEANVGKPQVAYRETIKATVEQEGKFVRQSGGRGQYGHVWLKIEPQKPGAGYEFVNAIVGGVIPKEYIPAVDKGIQEQLQNGVIAGYPVVDVKVTLFDGSFHEVDSSEMAFKIAGSLGFKQGAQKAKPVLLEPIMSVEVVTPEEYMGDVMGDLNRRRGMVQGMEDSPAGKVIRAEVPLAEMFGYATDVRSATQGRATYSMEFAKYAEAPTNIAEAIIKKQ
- the rpsG gene encoding 30S ribosomal protein S7, which produces MPRRREVPKREILPDPKHHSELLAKFINVLMISGKKSIAEKIIYDALDVLHDRVKKTRKSDDESGDAGSTGGSATVLQYFEQALDNVRPSVEVRSRRVGGATYQVPVEVRTDRSIALGMRWIVQAARSRGEKGMMQRLAGELLDAFENKGSAVKKREDTHRMAKANQAFAHFRWN
- the rpsL gene encoding 30S ribosomal protein S12 — encoded protein: MATINQLVRKPRVDAKKKSNVPALESCPQRRGVCTRVYTTTPKKPNSAMRKVARVRLTNGFEVTSYIGGEGHNLQEHSVVLIRGGRVKDLPGVRYHTVRGSLDTSGVNDRKQGRSKYGTKKPKDKK